A genomic region of Nitrospirota bacterium contains the following coding sequences:
- a CDS encoding class I SAM-dependent methyltransferase, with product MKRKQFRTFLGLQRNRWIYRLFYLRGVRNTPWHDEEPMPTLLKWHRERKLPRRGRALDLGCGGGTNTLWLARQGFDATGIDMTPRAIEYARDKAEKANVKVRWILGDVLASEVGDGFDVILDRGCYHSLPEEAREVYAERIRSWLRPRGAYVLGCFVWSGFGEWSRPCPAPRVPEGEPVRLFVPPFVLRDREELRDRVGAVKTRFAIHLFTR from the coding sequence ATGAAGAGAAAGCAATTCCGGACGTTCCTGGGGCTCCAGAGAAATCGCTGGATCTATAGGCTGTTCTACCTTCGAGGGGTCCGAAATACTCCGTGGCACGATGAGGAACCGATGCCGACGCTCTTGAAATGGCATCGTGAACGGAAGCTGCCGCGTCGAGGGCGGGCATTGGACCTGGGATGCGGCGGAGGAACAAACACGCTCTGGCTTGCACGGCAGGGGTTCGACGCCACGGGAATCGACATGACTCCGCGAGCAATCGAGTACGCGCGGGACAAGGCGGAGAAAGCGAACGTGAAGGTCCGCTGGATCCTGGGGGATGTGTTGGCTTCGGAAGTGGGCGACGGCTTTGATGTGATCCTCGATCGCGGGTGTTACCATTCGCTGCCCGAGGAAGCGCGAGAAGTCTATGCCGAACGCATCCGCTCCTGGCTCCGTCCTCGCGGCGCCTACGTGCTTGGCTGCTTCGTGTGGAGCGGATTCGGCGAGTGGTCGAGACCGTGCCCCGCGCCTCGCGTGCCCGAGGGGGAGCCGGTCCGCCTGTTCGTCCCGCCATTCGTCCTTCGGGATCGGGAGGAGTTGAGGGACAGGGTGGGTGCCGTGAAGACTCGATTTGCGATCCATCTCTTCACTCGTTAG